The Mangrovimonas cancribranchiae nucleotide sequence AAAACATGACTATTTCAATTGGAAACGACCACGCAGGAACCGACTACAAATTTGCTGTAGTTGAACATTTAAAAAACAAAGGATTTACTGTAAATAATTATGGTACAGACACTAATGATAGTGTAGATTATCCAGATTTTGTGCATCCTGTTGCTAAAGATGTAGAAAACAAAGTTGTCGATTTTGGTATTATTATCTGCGGAAGTGGTAATGGTGCTAATATGACAGCTAATAAACATCAAGGTGTGCGTTCGGCACTTTGTTGGAACAAGGAAATTGTTGCTTTAGCAAGACAACATAATAATGCTAATATTTTAAGTATTCCAGCAAGATTTACTGCTTTACCACAAGTTTTAGAAATGGTTGATACGTTTTTAGAAACTGCTTTTGAAGGCGGACGACACGAAAACCGTATAAATAAAATACCTGTTTCGTGCTAAATGGCGCATTCTCATTCACATAACCACTCACATCATTACGATATGAAAGGTAGAAATTTAATAATTTCTATCTTATTAAATATTATTATTACTGCTGCTCAAGTTATTGGTGGATTGGTTTCTGGAAGTTTATCTCTATTAAGTGATGCCTTGCATAATTTTAGCGATGTTTTATCTTTAATAGTTAGTTATGTAGCCTCTAAACTTTCAAAACAAAAGGCTTCTTTAAATAGAACGTTTGGGTATAAACGTGCCGAAATTTTAGCCGCATTTGTTAATGCTTCTACTTTAATAATTGTGGCTATAATTCTTATAAAAGAAGCTTATGAACGTTTTCAAGAACCACAAGAAATTGAATCTAATCTGGTAATATGGTTATCGCTTATTGCTATTATTGGTAATGGATTTAGTGTTTTATTACTTAAAAAAAGTTCTGAAAATAACATAAATATTAAGTCGGCGTATTTACATATGCTAACCGATATGTTAGCAAGTGTTGCTGTATTGGTTGGTGGATTATTAATGAAATATTACCAACTGTTTTGGGTAGATAGTTTATTAACCTTTCTTATAGCATTATATTTAATTTATGTAGGTTACGATTTATTAAAAACATCTACTAAAATGTTGATGTTGTTTACACCAGATCATATCGATTTAAAAGCGGTTGTTAGAACTGTTAATAAACTAGAAAAAGTAAAAAAACTGCATCATGTTCATATTTGGAATTTAAGTGATGATGAATTGCATTTAGAAGCTCATTTAGATTTACAAGAAGACATTTCTACTTCAGAATTTAATACTTTGTTAATAACTATTGAAGCCTTGCTTCACGATAAATTTAATATCAATCACATTACTATTCAACCAGAATATAAAAAGGATGACTCTAAAGATGTTATTGTTCAAGATTAACTCGATTATCGAAATTTAAAATATGTTAACAAACAATAAAACCAAATATTAATATCAAACAGCTTAACAAAATGAAACAAATTTACATTTTAACCCTACTATTATTTACAATAAATCTAGTTAATGCTCAAGTATCCAAAACAGACACAAATTCTGAAACATTAGATGCATCAATAGCAACTAGAATTTTAAACTATTCAAGTGCTGAAATATCCGGAAATATAACCAAAATTGAATTAGATTTAACACTAACTATAACTGATAACTCTGGTTGTGCACCAGGAGCATTTGGAGTTCATAATGATATTGCCGTAAGTCTTACTTCCCCTAATGGTACAGAAGTGCATATAGTACAAGATTTTGCGGGTATACTAATAGGTAGTCCACCAGTCGAAATTACATATCAAGATTTAGGTTATCCATCAATTGTTAATGAAACAGCAACATACAGTGATGATGCCACACTTTTAGCAGATGACCAAACATTTTTTGGCGCAGGAACTTGGAAACCTCACAATTCATTTAGTGCCTTTAATGGAGAAAATCCAATTGGAAACTGGACTTTAAGAGTTGCTGATGGAAGAAGTCATGGTTTCCCTGATTTTACTTGTTATTTAAATGCTACTCTTAGAATAACTACAGATACAAATTTAAGTATCAATGACTTAGATTTGAGTGACAGAATTAAAATTTACCCAAATCCATCTTCTGATTTTATTCAAATTTCTGGTTTAAATAAATCAGAAAAATATAATTTATATGATATACAAGGTAAAAAAATAAGTAATGGGATTATCCCTGATAATAAAAAAATTGAAATCCGAAATCTTAAGAACGGTTTATACTTCTTGCAATTTGAAAATAGAGGTACAATAAAGTTAATAAAAGAGTAGACTTAAAAACAATAACGTTTTCTAGTATATAGATTATTTATAGTCAGTTTATTAAATAACTTAGGTTTTATTTGGCTTGTGACTCAACCGAAAAATAATCACTAATTTGCACACGATTAAACATATATAAAACCGTTATCAAGTACCTTATAGTCATTTAAAATACTATGCTTAAAATAACTGTAAAAGATTACGACGAATTATCTAAAATCGAATTGTACGACACTTTACAATTACGCAGCGAGGTATTTGTTGTAGAGCAAGATTGCGTATATCAAGATATAGACGGAAAAGATCAAAAAGCGTTACATGTTTTAGGGTATAAAAACCATGTTTTGGTAGCTTATACACGGCTATTTAAACCTGGCGATTATTTTAAAGAAGCTAGTATTGGTCGTGTAGTAGTTAAGCAATCTGAAAGGGCTCATAAATATGGTTATAATATTATGGAAGCCTCTATTAATGCTATAAAAACGTATTATAATGAAACTAATATAAAAATATCGGCACAATGCTACCTTAAACAGTTTTATAATAATCTAGGATTTAAAGAAATAGGCGAGGAATATTTAGAAGATGGCATTCCTCATATTGCTATGTTAAAAACTTAATTTTCATTGTCTTCATCGCCAGCGTAAGTAACTAAAATTTCTACACGACGATCGAATTTTGGCTCGCCACCAAGCGGAAATTTTCTGCGCATACCTACATATTTCATTCGGCGTTTATTAACCCCTCTTTTTGCTAAATAATCGTAAATATATTTGGCTCTAGCAACAGATAAATTACGTTTTCGTGTTTTTCTATCAATAGCATCTCGGCTATATTTTGTACAACAAACATGGCCTTGGATAGTAAAATAAACGCTTTCTCTCTCTATTAGAATTTTGGCAATTTCTTCAAGAGTTTTTTCAGATTCTGGGAGTAAAATACTGTATCCTGTTTTAAATAAAATGTTTTCTAATTTTATTTTATCGCCTGCTTTTAGGTCGCCTTTTAATTTTTCTTCGGTAGTAAGCTTTTCTTTAGGAGCTTTTAGTTTTCTTGGTGGATTGTATGGTTGAACAATAATTTCTACTTTACGGTTTAATCCTCTTATTTTATGAATATCTTCTTCTTTAACAACTTTAAGGAGTATTTTACCTTTTCCATCAACATTGGTAATCACATTTTCATCGAATTCGTTGTTAGAAAAAATGGTTTTTATAGCATCGGCACGTTGTTGCGAAAGCACTAAATTATAATCGTCGCTACCACGATCGTCTGTAAAACCATAAATAGATACTTTTTCTATATCTAAACCCTCAATATCGAATAAAAATCCAAGTAATCTACTGTATTCTGTTTCGTTTACCTCGTATTTATCGGTTTCAAAAAATACTTCGTGAGTAAATTTTTTGTCTTGAGAAAAGCTATTTAAACATAGACTTAAGCAAACAAGTATGTATAATTTTTTAATCATTTAGAATAGAAAAATATAAAAAGTAAGTTAATTTTTTTATTAAAAATGAATTTTTATCTTAAATAATCGTAATAAGTTTTAATATTTGAAAGAATATGGCTTGCTTTTTTTATTTCAGGATTATGGGTTTTATAGTAATCGTATAAGCCTTCGCGATACACGTAGCGTTTCACAATCTCATCGGTTAGTAATGATAAAATTTGCTCTTTATTTTCATTAAGTGCAATATCTTTAGATGATTTTAAGTTGTTTAATAAGCGATTATAATCGGATTTAATATTATCGTCTAATGCTTCTTTAATGGCTTTTTCATGTACGTTATTTAAAGCTTTTTCTGTTTCGGTAACAAATGTAAAGTTGTTAGTTTTTAAGTAGCTTTTAAAGGCTTTAAAATCGGAATCGGTAAGTTTAAAGTTTTCAATATTATCTATATCATTTTTATAGTAGTAATTAGTGGCATAATCGAAAATTAAAAAGTCGTTTAGAATTTCTTGAGTAATAGCCGAGTTTTTGGTAATTGGCATTTGCTCGTCTGGTAAAATTCCGCCACCATCAAAAACAGTTCTACCATTTTTAGTTTTAAACTCGTTGTATTTGGTTTTATCTATTTTAACGGCATTTCCTTCGTTATCTCTATTCCAGTAATCTAAAGCTTGAATACATCTTCCAGAAGGTGTGTAATAACGCGATATAGTAACTTTAAGTTGGGTACCATAGGTTAGCTTTTTTGGACGTTGTACTAAACCTTTACCAAAACTTCTAGATCCAACAATAACGGCACGATCTAAATCTTGTAACGATCCTGAAACAATTTCACTTGCCGAAGCACTTTTTCCATTAATTAACACAACTAAAGGAATTTCGGTATCTAAGGGTTCTCTTTGGGTATAATAGGTTCTGTTAAACTTTTTTACTTTAGATTTTGTTGTAACTACCAGTTGTCCTTTTGGTACAAAAAGATTAACCACATTAACGGCTTCGTGTAATAAACCACCTGGATTGTTACGTAAATCTAAGATAATACGTTTAGCACCTTGTGCTTTTAAATCTTTAACAGCATAGGCTGTTTGCGAGGATATTTTACTATTAAATTTACTTAATACTATATAGCCTACATTATCATTAATTATTGAAAAATATGGTACGGCATCAATTTCTATTTCTGAGTGTTTAATGGAAGCTTGGTGTTGTTTTCCTTGTCTTACATAAGTAACATTTACAGTAGAATTTGAAGTGCCTTTTAAGAGTTCTCCTGCATCGTCTTTATAATTTGCTACGGTTATATTATTTACTTTTATAATTTGGTCTCCAGCTTTTAAACCAGCTTTATCGGCAGGATAACCTTTGTAAGGTTCTATAATAATAAGTTTATCTTTAAGTGTTCTTACTTTTGCGCCAATTCCTGTATAATCTCCAGTTTGTCTTATGCGTTCGGCTTCTACATCTTGTTCGTTATAAAATCTGGTGTACGGATCTAAATCGTTTAACATGCTTTTAATAGCTGTATCCATTAAATCTGCAGGATTGGTTTCATCAACATAATTCATGTTGAGTTCTTTAAAAAGGGTTGTAAAAATTTCTATTTGTTTAGCAATTTCAAAGAAGTCGTTTTGAAAGGCGCTTCCAGCAAAAAATACGGTTACTGCTAGTACTGGAATAAGTATTTTTTTCTTTAAAAATGTTTTCATAAGAACTTAAGTTAAAGCTTAGTTTTGGCTATAAATTTTTCAAACAATTGCTGTGTTTTATGGTTTACTTCATCAAATGTTGTGCCTTGTTTACCAATGTACAAAATCATAAACGCATATTGTGTTTCTATGTTGTTAAAATAAGTCGCTTTATTTAAACGGTAGGATTCTCGTAATAATCGTTTTATATGATTTCTATCAACGGCATTTTTAAAATGTCTTTTAGAAACCGATACGCCTACTTTTAATTTATGTGAAGTATTAAAGGAGGTTTCTAAATACACGAGTCGTAATGGATATGCAGAAACACTTTTTCCTTCTGAAAACAGTTTAGAAATAAGTATTTTACTTTTAAGTTTTTCGGTTTTATTAAAGGTTCTATCCATTTAGTAAAGGTAATAATCAGAAATAAAAAAACCACTCAATAAATGTATTGAATGGTTTTAGTGTGTTTTTATTTAATTACTTACTGTGTTTTTTTATTGTTTTCTGGATTAATATCTGCCATTACATGATTTGGATCAATTTCAACAGAAGTAATTGTTTTTGAAGTGTTAAACGTATAGGTTGGGTAAGCCCAAGCCCAATCGTTAATTATTGTAGCTGTTGTTGGTTTTTCACCACGCATCATTTGTAATGGGATATAAAAATCTTCAGTGGTTCCATCGTTATAGGTTACGGTAAGATCTATTGGCATTGGCATTAATCCAACACGTTCTAAAGTTATTGTATTATCACTAATGTTTTTTACACTATAATCTATGGTGTTTGTTGTTTGTGCAAAATCTGTTAAATACCAATCTAATTCTAGTCCAGAAATTTTTTCAGCAGAACGAATAACATCTATAGGTCTTGGATGTTTAAATGCAAAGTCATTAAAGTATTTTTTAATGGTTTTATTTAAATTATCTTCTCCAATAATGTAGCCTAATTGTGCCATAAAAACAGCGCCTTTACTATAAGCTGAAATACCATAAGCTTGGTTGTATTCATACCTATCTGCATGTGTGGTTAAAGGTTGCTCTTTACCAGATTTTGCTAAATAAATGTATCCTCTGTAAGAGCCGCTATGTGGGTTTTCGGCATTTTCATTCATAATTTCATTCATAGCTAAATTAGAAATATAGCTTGTAAATCCTTCATCCATCCACTCGTGTTTAGCTTCGTTTGTGGCTAATAAAAACTGAAACCACGTATGGGCTAATTCGTGAGCTGTTACACCAACTAAACTTCCAAATTTTCGTTGTCCTGTAATTAAGGTACTCATGGCGTATTCCATACCACCATCGCCACCTTGCATAACAGAGTATTGTTCATAAGGATATTTACCAATATGCTCGCTAAAATATTGTATTAACTCAACCGTTTTAGGTTGTAATTTTTTCCAATTATCAAGATATTGTTTCTCTAAGGTATTTTTATAGTAAAAATGAAGCATTGGACCGTTAGGCACTTGCATGGTATCGTGAATATAATCGGGATCTGCAGCCCAAGTAAAATCGTGTACTTTTGGTGCTTTGTAAGTTAGCGTTTTTTTGTTACCGGTTATTTTTGGCTCTCCTTGAAGGTAACCTGTAGCTCCAACAACGTAATCTTTATCAATGGTTAAATTAACTTCAAAATTTCCCCAAACACCGTGAAATTCTCTTCCTATGTATGGATCGGCATGCCAGCCTTCAAAATCGTATTCGGCCATTTTAGGATACCATTGCGTCATAGATAAAGCAACACCTTCTTTATTATTTCTACCAGAACGGCGAATTTGAATAGGAACCTGAGCATTAAAATCCATAGTAAAAGTTACCGATTCTCCTGGTTGAATAGGTTGTGCTAAGTCTACTTCTAAAACAGTACCAACCGTTTCATGTTTTAAAACAGTACCATTTTGTTTTAAAGAATTTACTTTAATATAGCCTATTTCATCGGGTTGTAATTTACTTATTCTATCTCCTACTCGCGAGTCTGGATCGGCAATAGTTCTTGAACGTACATCCATTTCGCTACCTGGTTGAAAGGCATTAAAGTATAAGTGATAAAATACCTTATTTAACACATCGGGAGAATTGTTGGTATAAACTAATGTTTGTTTTCCTTGATATTGATAGTTGTTTACATTCATATCAATATCCATAGTATAATCTACATGTTGTTGCCAGTATGTAGCTATATTTTGTTGAGTTGTTGCTTTTTGACTAGTAGCGGTTTTGGTGTTACCACAAGCAAACAAAATAATGGTAGATAATAGTAAAGAAACTTTTTTCATTAGGTAGGTTTTAATAAAAAAGGCTACACCTTTAGATGTAGCCTTTTATAATTTATAAAAGACTTATTGTTGACTAGCTAAAATAAGTGCATTGTAAGCATTAGCAATTTTAGTAGATTTACTTAAATCTGCAATAGGTTTTACATTGTTAGCATCGCCACCAACAACAACTTGAGTTTTTAACGCTAAACCAGAGTCTAAAATTACTTGTTTTACTTGAGCTGCAGTTAATTTAGGGTAGTAAGAACGAATTAAAGCAGCAACACCTGCTACAGCTGGAGCAGCCATAGAAGTTCCGCCTTTTGTATCGTATTCGTTTTCTGGCGTTGTTGAATAAACTTTGGCTCCAGGAGCGAAGATATCAACATTTACTTTTCCGTAGTTAGAAAACCCTGCAACCATGTTTGATCCATATTTTGGTGCTAAGGCTCCAACTGTAATAAAAGTATCGCCTACTTCTGGACCATTATCAACTTGATCGTTAGGGTAAACAGCTTTTACATCTAAATCAATACCTTCGTTACCCGCTGCATTTACAAAAACAACATCGTTTTTAGATGCATAAGCAATAGCGTCTCTTACCCAATCGCTATGTGGTGAGTAATATTTACCAAAACTACCATTAATTACTTTTGCGCCATTATCTACAGCATAACGAATAGCTAGGGCAATATCTTTATCATATTCATCGCCATTTGGTACGGCTCTTAAACTCATAATTTCAACATTGTTAGCAACACCATTTGCACCTAAACCATTGTTGCGTTCTGCAGCAATAATTCCAGCAACGTGAGTTCCGTGACTTTCGCCTTTTTCGCTTGGCATAACGTTACCGTTACCATAGCCTACGTCGTTTAAATCGTTAGGGTTATCGCCTGTTTTTCTACCATTAAATTCTTTGTTAATGTTGTAGTTTAATTTATCTGAAAAATACTCAACACCTTCTTTAACTGCAGATAATGCTTTATCTGTAGAATCGAACCCATTTCCGTACATGTATTTTAACATACCTACAGCTTGGGTTAAGGTTTCGTTACCTTCGGCATTAATACCATTTACATCTTCTGGTGTGTAGTCTTCTTTGTTTAAATGTTTTGCTACAGCTTCATCGGCATTTTTTATTTGTTGGTAAATTTGCTCGTACTGTGTTTTTTGCCCAAGTGTTTTTTGATATTCTTCATCATATTCTGCTTTAGCACGGTCGTATTCTGGGTTGCTTGTATCTCCAGAGGCTAGAATTCTTACATATTCTAATTGTTCGTCGTAAGCATCGCCTAAGAAATTCCATCCATGAATATCATCGATATACCCATTGTTATCGTCGTCTTTTCCATTACCTGGAATTTCATCTTCATTAGTCCAAACAACACCATCTAAATCTTCGTGTTCTATATCAATTCCGCTATCAATAACGGCAACAATAACTTTTTTACCTTTTTTATCTTTTATGATTTCACTGTAAGCCTTATCAACACTCATTCCTGGAATGGTATCTTTAATAAGGTCTAGGTGTCCCCAATTTTCTTTTTCGGCTTGTGTTAACTCCGAAACTTTTAAAGGTACAGTATCTACATTTTCTACAGGAGTAGATAAAATTTCTGACGAACCGCCACAGCTAGATAGTATGGCTGCTGCAACTGCCGAAAATAAAACAGGTTTTAGTAATTTCATGTTATTAATTTATGTTTAGTTAAAAATATCATTACAGGTAAAAGTTTCGTTTAATCGCACGCCTTTTTCTGTGTGTTTTACTGTAATGATTTCATTATGTGCGTCGTGCTCCAAAAATAAGTAATAATTATTATCTGCCGCTAGGTTTAGAAATTTTTCTTTTTCATCTAAAGTCAGTAGTGGTCTTGTATCATAACCCATTACAAAAGGTAGCGGTAAGTGCCCAACAGTAGGTAATAAATCGGCCATAAAGCAAATGGTTTTTCCGTTGTAATGTATCATTGGAATCATTTGTTTGTCTGTATGTCCGTTTGCGAAAAAAATATCGAATCCTAGTTTGGAGTTTTTTAGTAAATCTTGTTCTGGAAGGTTTGTAAATTTAAGTTGCCCAGACTCTTCCATGGGTAAGATGTTTTCTTTTAAAAAAGAGGCTTTTTCACGATTATTTGGGTGTGTTGCCCAGTCCCAATGGTTTTTATTACTCCAAAAGTGGGCATTTTTAAAAGCAGGTTCGTAGCCTGTTCTATCTTTGTTCCATTGTATGCTTCCACCACAATGGTCGAAATGAAGATGTGTCATAAACACATCGGTAATATCGTCTCTATGAAAGCCATATTGTTTTAGAGATTTATCAATAGAGTCGTCTCCCCAAAGATAATAGTACCCAAAAAATTTATCACTTTGCTTATCTCCCATACCAGTATCGATTAAAGTTAAGCGGTTGCTATCTTCTATTAATAAACAACGTGCTGCAATATCGATCATGTTATTAGAATCGGCTGGGTTTGTACGGTTCCAAAGCGATTTAGGGACTACGCCAAACATAGCACCACCGTCTAATTTGAAATTTCCAGCTTGAATGGGATATAGTTTCATAAAAATGATTTCTTTTTAAGATGTCGCAAATTAAAAAATACTCATCAAAAATCACCTTTTAATGGGGATTATTGAGAATTATTTAACAATTTATTGCAATATATTTGAATAGCTTAATGGTTATGAAACCATAAAAATTTAATTTATTTTTATAAAAAGCTATTCTTATGAAAAAAATCGTGAATTCACCGTTGAAGATTAAAAAACTAAAACTTTTAAGATTTGGGCGCGATTTTAAACCAGATGAAGAAGTTATTTTAAGAGATTATTTAGCTATTGAAAGAACGCGATTGGCTAACGAGCGTACCTTATTATCTTACATAAGATCGTCTCTTTATTTGCTTTTAGGAGGCATTGCTTTTTTTCAATTAAAGAACTTTCCTGATTTTAGATATTTAGCTATTCTATCGTTAGTTTTTAGTGCGATATTTTTTGTTATAGGTATTTATCGGTTTATGCTTTTAAAGAAAAGCTTAAAACGGCTTTATTATATGTCTGAAGAAAAGGAAGACGACACGAAATAATATTTTACGCTTAGGTTATGAGTACAGAACTTATCATAACGTTATCCATCATAATTTTTGGAGTTATTCTATTTGTTAGAGATTACTTTACAATTGATACAACTTCAATTATTATCATGGCGTTGTTTATAGTTACAGGTGTGTTATCTCCAGAGGAAGGTTTTTCGGGTTTTAACCATCCAGCAACAATAACACTAGGGTGTATTTTTGTTATTAGTGGAGGTATTTTTAATTCGGGAATTTTAGATGGTTTAAGCTATAGAATAATCAAGTTAGCCAAAACAAATTACACTGTTGCTTTAATAGTAT carries:
- the rpiB gene encoding ribose 5-phosphate isomerase B; this translates as MTISIGNDHAGTDYKFAVVEHLKNKGFTVNNYGTDTNDSVDYPDFVHPVAKDVENKVVDFGIIICGSGNGANMTANKHQGVRSALCWNKEIVALARQHNNANILSIPARFTALPQVLEMVDTFLETAFEGGRHENRINKIPVSC
- a CDS encoding cation diffusion facilitator family transporter, translating into MAHSHSHNHSHHYDMKGRNLIISILLNIIITAAQVIGGLVSGSLSLLSDALHNFSDVLSLIVSYVASKLSKQKASLNRTFGYKRAEILAAFVNASTLIIVAIILIKEAYERFQEPQEIESNLVIWLSLIAIIGNGFSVLLLKKSSENNINIKSAYLHMLTDMLASVAVLVGGLLMKYYQLFWVDSLLTFLIALYLIYVGYDLLKTSTKMLMLFTPDHIDLKAVVRTVNKLEKVKKLHHVHIWNLSDDELHLEAHLDLQEDISTSEFNTLLITIEALLHDKFNINHITIQPEYKKDDSKDVIVQD
- a CDS encoding T9SS type A sorting domain-containing protein is translated as MKQIYILTLLLFTINLVNAQVSKTDTNSETLDASIATRILNYSSAEISGNITKIELDLTLTITDNSGCAPGAFGVHNDIAVSLTSPNGTEVHIVQDFAGILIGSPPVEITYQDLGYPSIVNETATYSDDATLLADDQTFFGAGTWKPHNSFSAFNGENPIGNWTLRVADGRSHGFPDFTCYLNATLRITTDTNLSINDLDLSDRIKIYPNPSSDFIQISGLNKSEKYNLYDIQGKKISNGIIPDNKKIEIRNLKNGLYFLQFENRGTIKLIKE
- a CDS encoding GNAT family N-acetyltransferase, which produces MLKITVKDYDELSKIELYDTLQLRSEVFVVEQDCVYQDIDGKDQKALHVLGYKNHVLVAYTRLFKPGDYFKEASIGRVVVKQSERAHKYGYNIMEASINAIKTYYNETNIKISAQCYLKQFYNNLGFKEIGEEYLEDGIPHIAMLKT
- a CDS encoding OmpA family protein; the protein is MIKKLYILVCLSLCLNSFSQDKKFTHEVFFETDKYEVNETEYSRLLGFLFDIEGLDIEKVSIYGFTDDRGSDDYNLVLSQQRADAIKTIFSNNEFDENVITNVDGKGKILLKVVKEEDIHKIRGLNRKVEIIVQPYNPPRKLKAPKEKLTTEEKLKGDLKAGDKIKLENILFKTGYSILLPESEKTLEEIAKILIERESVYFTIQGHVCCTKYSRDAIDRKTRKRNLSVARAKYIYDYLAKRGVNKRRMKYVGMRRKFPLGGEPKFDRRVEILVTYAGDEDNEN
- a CDS encoding S41 family peptidase → MKTFLKKKILIPVLAVTVFFAGSAFQNDFFEIAKQIEIFTTLFKELNMNYVDETNPADLMDTAIKSMLNDLDPYTRFYNEQDVEAERIRQTGDYTGIGAKVRTLKDKLIIIEPYKGYPADKAGLKAGDQIIKVNNITVANYKDDAGELLKGTSNSTVNVTYVRQGKQHQASIKHSEIEIDAVPYFSIINDNVGYIVLSKFNSKISSQTAYAVKDLKAQGAKRIILDLRNNPGGLLHEAVNVVNLFVPKGQLVVTTKSKVKKFNRTYYTQREPLDTEIPLVVLINGKSASASEIVSGSLQDLDRAVIVGSRSFGKGLVQRPKKLTYGTQLKVTISRYYTPSGRCIQALDYWNRDNEGNAVKIDKTKYNEFKTKNGRTVFDGGGILPDEQMPITKNSAITQEILNDFLIFDYATNYYYKNDIDNIENFKLTDSDFKAFKSYLKTNNFTFVTETEKALNNVHEKAIKEALDDNIKSDYNRLLNNLKSSKDIALNENKEQILSLLTDEIVKRYVYREGLYDYYKTHNPEIKKASHILSNIKTYYDYLR
- the rnpA gene encoding ribonuclease P protein component — translated: MDRTFNKTEKLKSKILISKLFSEGKSVSAYPLRLVYLETSFNTSHKLKVGVSVSKRHFKNAVDRNHIKRLLRESYRLNKATYFNNIETQYAFMILYIGKQGTTFDEVNHKTQQLFEKFIAKTKL
- a CDS encoding M1 family metallopeptidase is translated as MKKVSLLLSTIILFACGNTKTATSQKATTQQNIATYWQQHVDYTMDIDMNVNNYQYQGKQTLVYTNNSPDVLNKVFYHLYFNAFQPGSEMDVRSRTIADPDSRVGDRISKLQPDEIGYIKVNSLKQNGTVLKHETVGTVLEVDLAQPIQPGESVTFTMDFNAQVPIQIRRSGRNNKEGVALSMTQWYPKMAEYDFEGWHADPYIGREFHGVWGNFEVNLTIDKDYVVGATGYLQGEPKITGNKKTLTYKAPKVHDFTWAADPDYIHDTMQVPNGPMLHFYYKNTLEKQYLDNWKKLQPKTVELIQYFSEHIGKYPYEQYSVMQGGDGGMEYAMSTLITGQRKFGSLVGVTAHELAHTWFQFLLATNEAKHEWMDEGFTSYISNLAMNEIMNENAENPHSGSYRGYIYLAKSGKEQPLTTHADRYEYNQAYGISAYSKGAVFMAQLGYIIGEDNLNKTIKKYFNDFAFKHPRPIDVIRSAEKISGLELDWYLTDFAQTTNTIDYSVKNISDNTITLERVGLMPMPIDLTVTYNDGTTEDFYIPLQMMRGEKPTTATIINDWAWAYPTYTFNTSKTITSVEIDPNHVMADINPENNKKTQ
- a CDS encoding S8 family peptidase; its protein translation is MKLLKPVLFSAVAAAILSSCGGSSEILSTPVENVDTVPLKVSELTQAEKENWGHLDLIKDTIPGMSVDKAYSEIIKDKKGKKVIVAVIDSGIDIEHEDLDGVVWTNEDEIPGNGKDDDNNGYIDDIHGWNFLGDAYDEQLEYVRILASGDTSNPEYDRAKAEYDEEYQKTLGQKTQYEQIYQQIKNADEAVAKHLNKEDYTPEDVNGINAEGNETLTQAVGMLKYMYGNGFDSTDKALSAVKEGVEYFSDKLNYNINKEFNGRKTGDNPNDLNDVGYGNGNVMPSEKGESHGTHVAGIIAAERNNGLGANGVANNVEIMSLRAVPNGDEYDKDIALAIRYAVDNGAKVINGSFGKYYSPHSDWVRDAIAYASKNDVVFVNAAGNEGIDLDVKAVYPNDQVDNGPEVGDTFITVGALAPKYGSNMVAGFSNYGKVNVDIFAPGAKVYSTTPENEYDTKGGTSMAAPAVAGVAALIRSYYPKLTAAQVKQVILDSGLALKTQVVVGGDANNVKPIADLSKSTKIANAYNALILASQQ
- a CDS encoding MBL fold metallo-hydrolase; the protein is MKLYPIQAGNFKLDGGAMFGVVPKSLWNRTNPADSNNMIDIAARCLLIEDSNRLTLIDTGMGDKQSDKFFGYYYLWGDDSIDKSLKQYGFHRDDITDVFMTHLHFDHCGGSIQWNKDRTGYEPAFKNAHFWSNKNHWDWATHPNNREKASFLKENILPMEESGQLKFTNLPEQDLLKNSKLGFDIFFANGHTDKQMIPMIHYNGKTICFMADLLPTVGHLPLPFVMGYDTRPLLTLDEKEKFLNLAADNNYYLFLEHDAHNEIITVKHTEKGVRLNETFTCNDIFN
- a CDS encoding DUF202 domain-containing protein; amino-acid sequence: MKKIVNSPLKIKKLKLLRFGRDFKPDEEVILRDYLAIERTRLANERTLLSYIRSSLYLLLGGIAFFQLKNFPDFRYLAILSLVFSAIFFVIGIYRFMLLKKSLKRLYYMSEEKEDDTK